One genomic window of Niveibacterium sp. SC-1 includes the following:
- a CDS encoding flagellar basal body-associated FliL family protein has product MATSKPAAAAEAAPKNSKKMLFIIVGVVLLLVIGAGGAFVMMKKNAHDENADDPDAEAVEHDAKPKKKTSKGEKGKPPTFVPMEAFTVNLQPGDDGAEQYLQVVVNFRAEDAQVGEEIKSYTPEIRHRILMLLAGKKAADVAGVASREALAGEICAESNAALGYEASKPKRGAKTEEPAGCGNGPIQAVLFTSFMVQ; this is encoded by the coding sequence ATGGCCACCAGCAAACCCGCCGCCGCTGCCGAAGCAGCACCGAAGAACAGCAAGAAGATGCTGTTCATCATCGTAGGAGTCGTACTCCTGCTGGTGATCGGTGCCGGCGGCGCCTTCGTCATGATGAAAAAGAACGCGCATGACGAAAACGCGGACGATCCGGATGCCGAGGCCGTGGAGCACGACGCCAAGCCGAAGAAGAAAACGAGCAAGGGCGAGAAGGGCAAGCCGCCCACTTTCGTCCCGATGGAAGCGTTCACCGTCAATCTGCAGCCCGGAGACGACGGTGCCGAGCAGTACCTGCAGGTGGTGGTCAACTTCCGCGCCGAAGACGCGCAGGTGGGCGAGGAGATCAAGTCCTACACGCCCGAGATCCGCCATCGCATCCTGATGCTGCTCGCGGGCAAGAAGGCCGCAGACGTCGCCGGAGTGGCGAGCCGCGAGGCACTGGCCGGCGAGATCTGCGCCGAATCGAATGCAGCGCTGGGCTATGAGGCTTCCAAGCCCAAGCGCGGCGCCAAGACCGAAGAGCCGGCAGGCTGCGGCAACGGGCCCATCCAGGCCGTGCTCTTCACTTCTTTCATGGTCCAGTAG
- the fliM gene encoding flagellar motor switch protein FliM, whose product MAQDFLSQEEVDALLRGVTGDVDEPDSGEGEAGGIRTYNLATQERIVRGRMPTMELINERFARNLRIGLFNFMHRNAEVSVGPIKVQKYSEFVRNLVVPTNLNLILAKPLRGTGLVVFDPNLVFLVVDNMFGGDGRFHTRVEGRDFTATEQRIIQGLLKVVFSEMEKAWAPVFNLQFEYVRSEMNPQFANVATPSEIVIGNSYQLEFGGASAEMHFCLPYSTVEPIRDLLYSSMQSDHLTHDKRWVGLLSKQIHSIDLDVAVDLGKATLTLRDVLQFKPGDVIPIDIPELVTGHVDGVPAFEGHHGVSGGRYAVRVERLVPPEDREINLISMKLGGHDG is encoded by the coding sequence ATGGCTCAGGACTTTCTCTCGCAGGAAGAGGTCGACGCGCTACTGCGCGGCGTGACCGGCGATGTCGACGAACCCGATAGCGGCGAGGGCGAGGCGGGTGGCATACGCACCTACAACCTCGCCACGCAGGAACGCATCGTCCGTGGGCGCATGCCCACGATGGAGCTCATCAACGAGCGCTTCGCGCGCAACCTGCGGATCGGGCTCTTCAACTTCATGCATCGCAACGCCGAAGTCTCGGTGGGGCCGATCAAGGTGCAGAAGTACAGCGAGTTCGTCCGCAACCTGGTGGTGCCGACGAACCTCAACCTGATTCTCGCCAAACCGCTGCGCGGCACGGGCCTCGTGGTCTTCGACCCGAACCTCGTGTTCCTCGTGGTCGACAACATGTTCGGCGGCGACGGGCGTTTCCATACCCGGGTCGAGGGCCGTGACTTCACCGCCACCGAGCAACGCATCATCCAGGGCCTGCTCAAGGTCGTCTTCTCCGAGATGGAGAAGGCCTGGGCGCCGGTCTTCAACCTGCAGTTCGAGTACGTGCGCTCGGAGATGAATCCGCAGTTCGCGAACGTCGCCACGCCCTCGGAAATCGTGATCGGTAATTCCTACCAGCTCGAATTCGGCGGGGCCTCGGCCGAGATGCACTTCTGCCTGCCCTACTCCACGGTGGAGCCGATCCGCGACCTGCTCTACAGCAGCATGCAGTCGGACCACCTCACGCACGACAAGCGCTGGGTCGGCCTGCTCTCCAAGCAGATCCACTCGATCGACCTGGACGTGGCGGTGGACCTGGGCAAGGCCACGCTGACCCTGCGTGACGTCTTGCAGTTCAAGCCGGGCGATGTGATCCCGATCGACATCCCCGAACTGGTGACCGGCCACGTCGACGGCGTGCCCGCCTTCGAAGGCCACCATGGCGTCAGCGGCGGCCGCTATGCGGTGCGCGTCGAACGCCTGGTGCCACCCGAAGACCGCGAAATCAACCTTATCTCGATGAAGCTGGGAGGCCATGATGGCTGA
- the fliN gene encoding flagellar motor switch protein FliN yields the protein MADTTDTDDQISEDDWAAAMQEQAVVDAQPAAPKAAFQDFAQSGEKATTMQDYDMILDIPVQITVELGRTKLTIRHLLQLAHGSVVELDALAGEPMDVLVNGTLIAQGEVVVVNDKFGIRLTDIITPSERVRKVRGL from the coding sequence ATGGCTGACACCACAGACACCGACGACCAGATCAGCGAAGACGACTGGGCTGCCGCGATGCAGGAACAAGCGGTCGTCGACGCGCAGCCCGCTGCGCCGAAGGCGGCCTTCCAGGACTTCGCCCAGTCCGGGGAGAAGGCGACCACGATGCAGGACTACGACATGATCCTGGACATCCCCGTCCAGATCACCGTCGAACTGGGTCGTACCAAGCTCACGATCCGCCACCTCCTGCAACTGGCCCACGGCTCGGTCGTCGAGCTCGATGCGCTGGCCGGCGAACCGATGGACGTACTGGTCAACGGCACCCTGATCGCGCAAGGCGAAGTCGTGGTGGTCAATGACAAGTTCGGTATCCGGCTCACCGACATCATCACGCCCTCCGAGCGCGTGCGTAAGGTACGCGGCCTGTAA
- the fliO gene encoding flagellar biosynthetic protein FliO gives MRLPPALVALPIFLSTPALAAAETPAGGIASMLLGLLVVLALLYGLMYVLKRVQSHGGAQSALRVIGGASVGPRERVVLVEVAGKVLVLGVAPGSVTALDQLPAEQFARTPADTSSPAAGKSAATDFASRLAEMLRKPRND, from the coding sequence ATGCGACTCCCTCCGGCCCTTGTGGCCCTCCCGATCTTCCTGTCTACCCCTGCGCTGGCTGCCGCCGAAACACCCGCGGGCGGCATCGCGTCGATGCTGCTCGGGCTTCTGGTCGTGCTCGCCCTCCTCTACGGGCTCATGTACGTCCTCAAGCGCGTGCAGAGCCACGGCGGCGCCCAGTCCGCGCTGCGCGTGATCGGCGGCGCGTCGGTGGGGCCGCGCGAACGCGTGGTGCTGGTGGAAGTGGCCGGCAAGGTCCTGGTGCTTGGTGTCGCGCCGGGCAGCGTGACGGCCCTCGACCAACTGCCCGCGGAGCAATTTGCCCGCACGCCGGCAGACACTTCGTCACCCGCGGCAGGCAAGTCGGCGGCCACCGATTTCGCCAGTCGCCTTGCCGAGATGCTGAGGAAGCCGCGCAATGATTGA
- the fliP gene encoding flagellar type III secretion system pore protein FliP (The bacterial flagellar biogenesis protein FliP forms a type III secretion system (T3SS)-type pore required for flagellar assembly.), whose translation MLAALAPAALAQSLPAITSTAGPGGAQNYSITIQTLVLMTSLVFIPAVVLMMTSFTRIIIVFSLLRHALGTQTSPPNQVVVGLSLFLTFFIMSPVADQVYREAYQPLAENRIEFDVALERAAVPVKAFMLKQVREADLSLFSQLAKTPKVAKAADLPMRVVIPAFVTSELKTAFQIGFIIFLPFLIIDMVVASVLMSMGMMMMSPVIVSLPFKLMLFVLVDGWNLLVGTLVRSFG comes from the coding sequence ATGCTCGCCGCGCTTGCGCCGGCCGCCCTGGCCCAGAGCCTGCCGGCGATCACCAGCACGGCCGGCCCTGGCGGCGCCCAGAACTACTCGATCACCATCCAGACCCTGGTGTTGATGACCTCGCTGGTCTTCATCCCGGCCGTGGTCCTGATGATGACGAGCTTCACCCGCATCATCATCGTCTTCAGCCTGCTGCGGCACGCGCTAGGCACCCAGACCTCGCCGCCCAACCAGGTGGTCGTGGGCCTGTCGCTCTTTCTCACCTTCTTCATCATGAGCCCGGTGGCGGACCAGGTGTACCGGGAGGCCTATCAGCCCCTGGCCGAGAACCGTATCGAATTTGACGTCGCGCTCGAACGCGCGGCCGTCCCGGTCAAGGCCTTCATGCTCAAGCAGGTGCGCGAGGCAGATCTCTCGCTCTTCTCCCAACTCGCCAAGACACCCAAGGTCGCCAAGGCCGCCGACCTGCCGATGCGCGTCGTGATCCCTGCCTTTGTCACCAGCGAACTCAAGACCGCCTTCCAGATCGGCTTCATCATTTTCCTGCCCTTCCTGATCATCGACATGGTGGTCGCCTCGGTGCTGATGTCGATGGGGATGATGATGATGTCGCCGGTGATCGTTTCATTGCCTTTCAAACTCATGCTCTTCGTCCTGGTGGACGGCTGGAACCTGCTGGTCGGCACCCTGGTACGGAGTTTCGGATAG
- the fliQ gene encoding flagellar biosynthesis protein FliQ, whose product MTPTTIVALGRDALEITLMLAAPLLIAALATGLLVSIFQAATQINEATLTFVPKLIVMFVTMIVAGPWMLTVITDYIKRLYGAIPNLIG is encoded by the coding sequence ATGACCCCGACAACCATCGTCGCCCTCGGGCGCGACGCCCTCGAAATCACCTTGATGCTCGCCGCACCCTTGCTGATCGCGGCACTCGCCACGGGTCTGCTGGTCAGCATCTTCCAGGCCGCCACGCAGATCAACGAGGCAACGCTCACCTTCGTGCCCAAGCTGATCGTCATGTTCGTGACCATGATCGTGGCCGGCCCCTGGATGCTCACGGTGATCACCGACTACATCAAGCGGCTCTACGGCGCGATTCCCAACCTGATCGGGTAG
- the fliR gene encoding flagellar biosynthetic protein FliR, translated as MLSISSAQWSTWLALYMYPAARVLSMLAAAPVFDNQGLPRQMRLVVGLATTFAIASSLPPSPDAAMPGSYLVVPALIREMIIGYAMGFSVRLVFAAVDLAGDLIGLQMGLSFALFYDPQSAGQTTVLAEFLGLFTALTFLSLNGHLVLINAVAQSFQWLPAGVPSLSGDGFRAIVRSAGVIFSVGLLISLPAVAALLITNVALGVLTRAAPALNIFSLGFPITLAVGIAAMIFSLELFTTSFQGLFDHGFDTVGLFLRLAAGQ; from the coding sequence TTGCTCAGCATCAGCAGCGCGCAGTGGTCGACCTGGCTCGCGCTCTACATGTACCCGGCGGCGCGCGTGCTCTCGATGCTGGCGGCGGCACCGGTCTTCGACAACCAGGGGCTGCCGCGGCAGATGCGCCTGGTCGTCGGACTGGCCACCACCTTCGCGATCGCCTCTTCCCTGCCTCCCTCGCCAGACGCAGCCATGCCCGGCTCCTACCTGGTCGTTCCCGCGCTGATCCGCGAGATGATCATCGGCTACGCGATGGGTTTCTCCGTGCGTCTGGTGTTCGCCGCGGTGGACCTCGCGGGCGACCTGATCGGGCTGCAGATGGGCCTGTCCTTCGCACTCTTCTACGACCCGCAGTCCGCCGGCCAGACAACCGTGCTGGCGGAATTCCTGGGGCTCTTCACCGCCCTCACCTTTCTCTCGCTCAATGGCCATCTGGTACTGATCAACGCCGTGGCGCAAAGCTTCCAGTGGCTGCCGGCCGGCGTGCCTTCACTCTCGGGCGACGGCTTTCGCGCGATCGTGCGCAGTGCGGGGGTGATCTTCTCGGTCGGCCTGCTGATCTCGCTGCCGGCGGTGGCCGCGCTGCTGATCACCAACGTTGCGCTGGGCGTGCTCACGCGTGCAGCACCGGCGCTCAACATCTTCTCGCTCGGCTTTCCGATCACGCTGGCCGTAGGCATCGCGGCGATGATCTTCTCGCTCGAGCTCTTCACGACGAGCTTCCAGGGACTTTTCGATCACGGCTTCGATACGGTCGGACTCTTCCTCAGGCTCGCGGCAGGCCAGTGA
- a CDS encoding ROK family protein, producing the protein MQILGVDVGGSGVKGALVETQTGELLTERIRLETPQPATPDAIGATIAELVRLHEWKGPVGIGFPAAIQRGVARTAANVDKSFIGLDVVECFSRHTGLPCYVANDADVAGLAEIGFGAGKDRPGVVMIITIGTGLGTALFADGRLLPNTELGHIYLDNGEEAEAFASGAVRDNESLKWNAWGKRFNRYLTQMEFLFWPDLIVLGGGASAKLEKFADQLTVAAPVVAASFLNQAGIVGAALFAETQLKTSKS; encoded by the coding sequence GTGCAAATTCTGGGTGTGGATGTTGGAGGCTCGGGCGTCAAGGGCGCGCTGGTCGAAACGCAAACGGGGGAACTCCTCACCGAGCGCATTCGCCTCGAAACGCCGCAACCTGCCACCCCGGACGCGATCGGCGCCACCATCGCCGAGCTGGTCCGCCTGCATGAATGGAAGGGCCCGGTCGGCATCGGCTTCCCCGCGGCGATCCAGCGTGGCGTCGCACGAACGGCGGCCAACGTGGACAAGAGCTTCATCGGCCTCGATGTGGTCGAGTGTTTCTCGCGCCACACGGGACTGCCCTGCTACGTGGCCAATGACGCCGACGTCGCGGGGCTGGCCGAGATCGGCTTCGGCGCGGGCAAGGACCGGCCCGGCGTGGTGATGATCATCACGATTGGCACGGGACTGGGCACCGCGCTCTTCGCGGACGGTCGCCTGTTGCCGAACACCGAACTGGGCCACATCTACCTGGACAACGGGGAAGAAGCCGAAGCCTTCGCCTCAGGCGCGGTGCGCGACAACGAGAGTCTCAAATGGAACGCCTGGGGCAAGCGCTTCAACCGCTACCTCACGCAGATGGAGTTTCTCTTCTGGCCCGACCTGATCGTGCTGGGCGGTGGCGCGAGCGCCAAGCTGGAGAAGTTCGCCGACCAGCTCACCGTGGCCGCTCCGGTGGTCGCGGCGAGTTTCCTCAACCAGGCTGGGATCGTGGGCGCGGCCCTCTTCGCCGAAACGCAGCTCAAGACGAGCAAGTCCTGA
- the flgL gene encoding flagellar hook-associated protein FlgL, producing MRISTNMIYANGTQQFQNRASELLKIQQQLATGKRIVSPSDDPIASATSLLVSQAKGVNSQYGVNRGNASTSLAAEDNVLGGVGDLVTYVKERVVQAGNGALSRADLEAISTDLKASFDSLVGLSNSRDASGGYMFAGFQSDTQPFVGDATSGVAYRGDQGSRSMQISESRVIPVSDPGDKIFMKIPNSNGAFNTAAASTNTGRAIIDDGTVTGSFTGHSYALRFTTATDYEVYDTTNPGPAISTGTYTSGQPIAFDGIQVTVAGSPAGGDEFDVTPGGYTDAFTSMKKVIDALDIASSSELPTFIAQGLDRLDKTLDNVLQVRASVGSRMNEIDAVENVGSQADVQYAATLSRLGDLDYAEAVSSLAQRTVALQAAQQAFVKTTGLSLFNYLS from the coding sequence ATGCGCATTTCGACCAACATGATTTACGCCAATGGCACGCAGCAGTTCCAGAACCGTGCCTCGGAGCTGCTCAAGATCCAGCAGCAGTTGGCCACTGGCAAGCGCATCGTCAGCCCCTCGGACGATCCGATCGCGTCGGCGACCTCGCTCCTCGTGAGCCAGGCCAAGGGTGTCAACAGCCAGTACGGCGTGAATCGCGGCAATGCCTCGACCTCGCTCGCTGCGGAAGACAATGTGCTCGGCGGCGTGGGCGATCTCGTCACCTACGTGAAGGAACGTGTGGTCCAGGCCGGCAACGGTGCGCTCTCGCGCGCCGACCTCGAGGCGATCAGCACCGACCTGAAGGCCAGCTTCGATTCGCTGGTGGGGCTTTCCAATTCGCGCGACGCCTCGGGCGGCTACATGTTCGCGGGCTTCCAGAGCGACACCCAGCCTTTCGTGGGCGATGCGACCAGCGGCGTTGCCTACCGGGGCGACCAGGGGTCGCGCTCGATGCAGATCTCCGAATCGCGCGTGATCCCTGTCTCCGATCCGGGCGACAAGATTTTCATGAAGATCCCGAACTCCAACGGGGCCTTCAATACGGCAGCTGCCTCGACCAACACCGGCCGCGCGATCATCGACGACGGCACGGTCACGGGCAGCTTTACCGGCCACAGCTATGCGCTGCGCTTTACTACGGCGACTGACTACGAGGTCTACGACACGACCAACCCGGGTCCGGCCATCAGCACCGGCACCTACACCAGTGGCCAGCCGATTGCCTTCGACGGCATCCAGGTTACGGTGGCCGGTTCCCCCGCTGGTGGTGATGAGTTCGACGTCACGCCGGGCGGCTACACCGACGCTTTCACCTCGATGAAGAAGGTCATCGACGCGCTCGACATCGCATCGAGTTCAGAGCTCCCGACCTTCATCGCACAGGGCCTGGACCGACTCGACAAGACGCTGGACAACGTCCTTCAGGTGCGCGCCTCGGTCGGTTCGCGCATGAACGAGATCGACGCGGTCGAGAATGTGGGCTCGCAGGCGGACGTCCAGTACGCCGCGACGCTCTCGCGCCTGGGCGACCTCGACTACGCGGAAGCGGTGTCCTCGCTGGCGCAACGCACCGTGGCGCTGCAGGCCGCACAACAGGCCTTCGTCAAGACCACGGGCCTGTCGCTCTTCAATTACCTCTCGTGA
- the flgK gene encoding flagellar hook-associated protein FlgK, which translates to MASSVLSIGISGIQAAQAGLATTSHNIANASVLGYNRQSIVQGTNVPQYTGVGFFGNGTNVETIKRNYSNFLSQQVLTADARYQELNTNYEQTVQVDDLLGDATTGLSSAVQDFFSGVQGVSADATSIPARQSMLSQAGALINRFQTLTARVNELRDQVGVEIGGSVTEINSIAKQISEINLRVVQLTGQGQPPNDILDQRDQLLSQLNQQVGITTSGNSDGSINVFIGNGQPLVVGNQYSTLQTMPAGDDLSRTAIGIKLPSGSALELPEAAFTGGKLTGLLAFRRDSLDKVQNTLGRIAISMTETFNAQHKLGQDLNGNLGTNFFVPLDGNVIYPNRPANTGTAQFNVPITNSSALTTSDYRLSYTAANTYQLVRQSDGQVWTATGTDPNDALTNLVAAVPDQGFSLNFTGTPNVGDSFLIEPTRLASSEISVAVTDPRLIAAGSPIRTQVPATNAGNATINQGVVSDITNLTPPAALTLPVTLTYSGGNLSGFPASFPITVTHADGTSTNYAAASSVPYKSGDAIGFGGISITISGQPADNDQFSVESNPPGSVSDSRNAVALAALQTGKTMIGGGASYEGAYAQLVSEIGSRTRELQVTSQSQQVVLQQVTDAKESNSGVNLDEEASNLIRYQQAYQASARVMDIASKLFDEVLAVARG; encoded by the coding sequence ATGGCGAGCAGTGTTTTGAGTATTGGCATTTCGGGGATACAAGCGGCGCAAGCCGGCCTTGCGACGACCAGCCACAACATCGCCAATGCCTCGGTCCTCGGTTACAACCGTCAATCGATCGTCCAGGGCACGAATGTGCCCCAGTACACCGGCGTCGGGTTCTTCGGTAACGGGACCAACGTCGAGACGATCAAGCGCAACTACAGCAACTTCCTCAGCCAACAGGTGCTGACAGCAGATGCGCGCTACCAGGAACTGAACACCAACTACGAGCAGACCGTACAGGTCGACGACCTGCTCGGCGACGCGACCACTGGTCTTTCTTCCGCGGTGCAGGACTTCTTTTCGGGCGTGCAGGGCGTCTCGGCGGACGCCACCAGCATTCCGGCGCGTCAGTCGATGCTGTCCCAGGCCGGAGCCCTGATCAACCGTTTCCAGACGCTTACGGCGCGGGTCAATGAGCTGCGCGACCAGGTGGGTGTCGAGATCGGTGGCTCGGTCACCGAGATCAACAGCATTGCCAAGCAGATCTCCGAGATCAACCTGCGGGTGGTCCAGCTCACCGGTCAGGGCCAGCCGCCCAACGACATCCTCGACCAGCGCGACCAGCTGCTGAGCCAGCTCAACCAGCAGGTCGGCATCACGACGTCCGGCAACTCCGACGGCTCGATCAACGTCTTCATCGGCAACGGGCAGCCGCTGGTGGTGGGCAACCAGTATTCGACCCTGCAGACCATGCCGGCGGGCGACGATCTTTCGCGTACCGCGATCGGCATCAAGCTGCCCAGTGGCAGCGCGCTTGAACTGCCCGAAGCCGCCTTCACCGGCGGCAAGCTCACGGGCCTGCTCGCCTTCCGCCGCGACAGCCTGGACAAGGTGCAGAACACGCTCGGTCGCATCGCGATCTCGATGACCGAGACCTTCAATGCGCAACACAAACTCGGCCAGGACCTGAACGGCAATCTGGGTACGAACTTCTTCGTGCCGCTGGATGGCAACGTCATTTATCCGAACCGGCCGGCCAACACTGGCACGGCCCAGTTCAACGTGCCGATCACCAACAGCAGTGCGCTGACCACCAGCGACTACCGCCTGAGCTACACCGCGGCGAACACCTACCAGCTGGTACGCCAGAGCGACGGCCAGGTGTGGACCGCGACCGGCACCGACCCGAACGATGCGCTGACCAACCTGGTGGCCGCCGTGCCCGACCAGGGTTTCTCGCTCAATTTCACGGGCACGCCCAATGTGGGCGACAGCTTCCTGATCGAGCCGACGCGCCTGGCCTCCAGCGAGATTTCGGTCGCGGTGACAGACCCGCGCCTGATCGCGGCCGGCTCGCCGATCCGCACCCAGGTGCCGGCGACCAATGCCGGCAACGCCACGATCAACCAGGGTGTCGTGAGCGACATCACCAATCTCACGCCGCCGGCCGCCCTGACGCTGCCGGTGACGCTGACGTACTCGGGTGGCAACCTGAGCGGCTTCCCCGCCAGCTTCCCGATCACGGTGACGCATGCCGACGGCACGAGCACCAACTACGCGGCGGCAAGCTCCGTTCCGTACAAGAGTGGCGACGCGATCGGCTTCGGCGGGATCAGCATCACGATCTCGGGGCAGCCCGCCGACAACGACCAATTCAGCGTCGAATCGAACCCGCCGGGCTCGGTATCCGACAGCCGCAACGCAGTGGCGCTGGCTGCGCTGCAGACCGGCAAGACCATGATCGGCGGCGGTGCGAGCTACGAAGGCGCCTACGCCCAGCTGGTGAGCGAGATCGGCTCGCGCACCCGCGAACTCCAGGTCACCTCGCAATCGCAGCAGGTCGTGTTGCAGCAAGTGACCGACGCCAAGGAGTCGAACTCCGGCGTGAACCTGGATGAAGAAGCCTCCAACCTCATCCGCTACCAGCAGGCCTACCAGGCCTCGGCGCGGGTGATGGACATCGCCAGCAAGCTCTTCGACGAAGTGCTTGCGGTCGCGCGTGGCTGA
- the flgJ gene encoding flagellar assembly peptidoglycan hydrolase FlgJ: MQLPAQDSIFDMGGFNRLRQLQDQKSPEAIKAVAQQFEALFVQMVVKQMRQSTSFGAPGFDGEQAGFFRGLSDQQLSLNLSKAGGFGLAKSIERQLSKAQGVDMSEESGSTAGDLAKHPIFWPTRSPQAATPTTSAAPTQASASANGFVDKIWDAASRAAQDLDVPAHFLVGHAALETGWGKGEIRKADGSPSYNLFNIKAGADWKGAVAEASTVEYENGTAVRKVERFRAYANYDEAFADYARLLQNSPRYATVSGQQSADGFARALAQGGYATDPMYAGKLARVIGGNTLRTALAS; the protein is encoded by the coding sequence ATGCAGCTACCGGCGCAGGACTCGATCTTCGACATGGGCGGTTTCAACCGCCTGCGCCAGCTGCAGGACCAGAAATCGCCGGAGGCGATCAAGGCCGTCGCGCAGCAGTTCGAGGCGCTCTTCGTGCAGATGGTGGTCAAGCAGATGCGCCAGAGCACGTCCTTTGGCGCGCCCGGCTTCGATGGCGAGCAGGCCGGCTTCTTCCGTGGCCTCTCTGACCAGCAGCTCTCGCTCAATCTCTCCAAGGCCGGTGGCTTTGGCCTTGCCAAGTCGATCGAGCGCCAGCTCTCCAAAGCCCAGGGCGTGGACATGAGCGAGGAGAGTGGCTCGACCGCCGGCGACCTCGCGAAGCACCCGATCTTCTGGCCGACGCGCAGTCCGCAGGCGGCTACTCCGACGACGAGTGCTGCGCCCACCCAGGCATCCGCATCCGCCAACGGCTTCGTGGACAAGATCTGGGACGCGGCCTCGCGTGCCGCGCAGGATCTGGACGTGCCCGCGCATTTCCTGGTCGGCCACGCCGCGCTGGAGACCGGCTGGGGCAAGGGCGAGATCCGCAAGGCGGACGGCAGCCCGTCCTACAACCTCTTCAACATCAAGGCCGGCGCCGACTGGAAGGGCGCGGTGGCCGAAGCCTCCACGGTCGAGTACGAGAACGGCACTGCCGTCCGCAAGGTGGAGCGCTTCCGCGCCTACGCCAACTACGACGAGGCCTTTGCCGACTACGCGCGGCTGCTGCAGAACAGCCCGCGCTACGCCACCGTCAGCGGCCAGCAAAGTGCCGACGGCTTTGCCCGCGCGCTCGCGCAGGGCGGCTACGCCACCGATCCGATGTACGCCGGCAAGCTCGCCCGCGTGATCGGTGGCAATACCCTGCGCACCGCGCTCGCCAGCTGA
- a CDS encoding flagellar basal body P-ring protein FlgI gives MLGAGVAQAERIKDLASIAGVRSNPVVGYGLVVGLDGTGDQTTQTPFTVQSIVNMLSNMGIALPPGVNLQLKNVAAVMVTATLPPFARPGQELDVTVSSLGNAKSLKGGTLLMTPLKGGDGNVYALAQGNLAISGAGASSGGTSKQINHLSAGRIPGGAIVERAVPMPVGRADSVIMELREADFATAQRLAEAINRSFGPVASPIDARSIQVIAPAEPDQRVAFLGKIEGLDVTPEQGLAKVIVNSRTGSVVMNRAVRLQECAVAHGNLAVSVSNEQSVSQPNPLADGRTAVVNNAQVDIKQDQSNLIRVKPGTNLAEVVRALNAVGANPMDMIAILQAMKAAGALRADLEVI, from the coding sequence ATGCTGGGCGCTGGCGTCGCCCAGGCCGAACGCATCAAGGACCTGGCGAGCATCGCCGGCGTGCGCAGCAACCCGGTGGTGGGCTACGGCCTGGTGGTCGGGCTCGATGGCACGGGCGACCAGACGACACAGACGCCCTTCACCGTGCAGTCGATCGTCAACATGCTCTCCAACATGGGCATCGCGTTGCCGCCAGGGGTGAACCTGCAACTCAAGAACGTGGCCGCGGTGATGGTGACTGCGACCCTGCCGCCCTTCGCGCGGCCTGGTCAGGAGCTGGACGTGACCGTCTCGTCCCTGGGCAACGCCAAGAGTCTCAAGGGCGGTACGCTGCTGATGACACCGCTCAAGGGCGGTGATGGCAACGTCTATGCGCTGGCGCAGGGCAACCTTGCGATCTCCGGTGCCGGCGCGTCCAGCGGCGGCACCAGCAAGCAGATCAACCACCTGTCGGCCGGCCGCATTCCCGGCGGCGCGATCGTCGAGCGTGCGGTGCCGATGCCGGTGGGGCGCGCGGATTCGGTGATCATGGAACTGCGCGAGGCGGACTTCGCGACGGCGCAGCGCCTGGCCGAGGCGATCAATCGCAGTTTCGGTCCGGTCGCGAGCCCGATCGATGCCCGCAGCATCCAGGTCATCGCCCCGGCGGAACCGGACCAGCGCGTGGCCTTCCTGGGCAAGATCGAAGGTCTGGACGTGACACCCGAGCAGGGGCTCGCGAAGGTGATCGTCAATTCGCGTACCGGCTCGGTGGTGATGAACCGCGCCGTGCGGCTGCAGGAATGCGCGGTCGCGCATGGCAACCTCGCCGTGTCGGTGAGCAACGAACAGTCGGTGAGCCAGCCCAATCCGCTGGCCGACGGCCGGACCGCAGTGGTCAACAACGCCCAGGTCGACATCAAGCAGGACCAGAGCAACCTGATCCGCGTGAAGCCGGGCACCAATCTCGCGGAGGTGGTCCGCGCGCTCAACGCCGTTGGCGCGAACCCGATGGACATGATCGCCATCCTGCAGGCCATGAAGGCTGCCGGCGCGCTGCGCGCCGACCTGGAAGTGATCTGA